A stretch of Octopus sinensis unplaced genomic scaffold, ASM634580v1 Contig18731, whole genome shotgun sequence DNA encodes these proteins:
- the LOC115231550 gene encoding uncharacterized protein LOC115231550, with translation MATYKSSSIWLGNGNNSPRNEGLACFLQDLNIFFFSEELVSRCPHCKAAKKTVDHLATRCERMLYLDYTRRHNEGVRCLHLHFCRLYGLKNQKRLKTHSVQEVISNERVEVRVDTRIETDSTVRYNKPDLLVYDKKENVIWIVEVGVTSQDNLQRVELEKLRKYDLLANELSLIHKAKVNIIPVVLAWDGIVSKYFKKYLDSIRVREHLIAYMQSIALKRTMESTVLDFRSGLSQMDYEARVEEVLSKYEEANGIGDQEIAVRRLVEDAYHVPFLDGSKRVKIDESVNPGMIDREDSGARRVDSEG, from the coding sequence ATGGCTACATACAAGTCCTCATCTATATGGCTTGGAAATGGAAATAACTCACCGCGCAATGAAGGATTGGCATGTTTTCTTCAGgatctgaatattttctttttcagcgAAGAACTGGTCTCAAGGTGCCCTCATTGTAAAGCGGCGAAGAAAACAGTGGATCATCTGGCCACTAGATGTGAACGTATGCTGTATCTTGACTACACGAGACGTCATAATGAAGGTGTACGCTGTTTACATCTCCATTTTTGTCGTCTTTATGGATTGAAGAATCAGAAAAGGTTGAAGACACATTCAGTGCAGGAGGTTATATCGAATGAAAGAGTTGAGGTACGGGTGGACACTCGAATCGAGACTGATTCTACCGTTCGTTATAACAAACCTGATTTATTGGTATATGATAAAAAAGAGAACGTAATTTGGATTGTGGAAGTGGGAGTTACTTCTCAAGATAATTTACAGCGAGTAGAACTTGAAAAGTTAAGAAAATATGATTTGCTCGCTAATGAATTATCCCTGATTCACAAGGCCAAAGTGAATATAATTCCTGTTGTCCTTGCATGGGATggcattgtgtctaaatattttaaaaaatatttggactCGATCAGAGTGAGGGAACATCTGATTGCTTATATGCAATCAATCGCGCTTAAGCGTACGATGGAGAGCACTGTGCTGGACTTTCGGAGTGGTCTTTCGCAAATGGATTATGAAGCCCGGGTTGAGGAGGTACTCTCAAAATACGAGGAAGCTAACGGGATCGGTGACCAAGAGATCGCGGTGCGTCGACTCGTCGAGGATGCCTACCATGTTCCTTTTCTGGATGGTTCGAAACGAGTTAAAATTGACGAAAGTGTGAACCCTGGGATGATAGATCGGGAAGATAGTGGAGCTCGTAGAGTGGACTCCGAAGGCTGA